A single Mycolicibacterium cosmeticum DNA region contains:
- a CDS encoding AraC family transcriptional regulator, which translates to MVFGLPLEPAVITALLVEAGPGLARRHSGPAIAVTYADHDLIDAVVRLLRLVDQPRDFAVLSPGVRREIHWRLLNGPQASLVREIGLVQSPLAVVTHAIEWLKAQFDEVIRIDDLADAVGVSVSSLNRHFGATTAMSPLQY; encoded by the coding sequence CTGGTGTTCGGGCTGCCCCTCGAACCCGCCGTCATTACCGCGCTGCTGGTGGAAGCTGGTCCCGGTCTGGCCCGCCGGCACAGTGGACCCGCCATCGCGGTCACCTACGCCGACCACGATCTGATCGACGCCGTCGTCCGACTTCTTCGCCTCGTCGACCAGCCACGCGATTTCGCAGTCCTGTCGCCCGGCGTGCGTCGTGAAATCCACTGGCGCCTGCTCAACGGTCCCCAGGCGTCACTCGTCAGAGAAATCGGGCTGGTCCAGAGCCCTCTAGCCGTCGTCACTCACGCGATCGAATGGCTCAAGGCGCAATTCGACGAGGTCATCCGCATCGACGACCTTGCAGACGCTGTAGGCGTAAGTGTGTCGTCACTCAACCGGCATTTCGGAGCAACGACGGCAATGAGCCCGCTGCAGTACTAA
- a CDS encoding type II toxin-antitoxin system VapC family toxin encodes MLDTSTVILLGQLSDPAELPDESVISAITLAELSVGTHVANDDAERSARQQHLQQAEADFDVLPFDGDCARTFGAVAAALRASGRKPAARAYDALIAATAIAHAVPLYTCNPSDFAGIPRLELRSVTHPHRR; translated from the coding sequence ATGCTGGATACCTCCACTGTGATCCTTTTGGGTCAGCTATCTGACCCAGCCGAGCTTCCCGATGAATCGGTGATCAGCGCGATCACGCTGGCCGAGCTGTCCGTAGGTACACACGTCGCCAACGACGATGCAGAGCGCAGTGCCCGGCAGCAGCACCTACAGCAAGCCGAGGCGGACTTCGACGTCCTGCCGTTCGATGGAGATTGCGCCCGGACGTTTGGAGCTGTAGCGGCTGCGCTGCGCGCGTCGGGACGCAAGCCAGCCGCGCGCGCCTACGACGCGCTCATCGCGGCGACCGCAATCGCACATGCAGTGCCGCTGTACACGTGCAATCCCTCCGACTTCGCAGGAATCCCTCGACTGGAACTACGGTCAGTCACACACCCGCACCGCCGATAG
- a CDS encoding type II toxin-antitoxin system Phd/YefM family antitoxin, whose protein sequence is MDAVTVRELRNSGGDVLRRVEHGERIVITRDGTPVAELRPLPRSSAGPAELIRRRKNFPPVDPDAFRRDIDNLIDPSL, encoded by the coding sequence ATGGATGCGGTCACAGTGCGCGAACTACGCAACAGTGGAGGAGACGTTCTGCGCCGCGTCGAGCATGGCGAGCGCATCGTCATTACTCGGGACGGGACGCCCGTTGCCGAGCTACGGCCGCTGCCTCGTTCGAGCGCAGGACCTGCGGAACTTATTCGTCGCCGCAAGAATTTTCCGCCAGTGGACCCGGATGCCTTCCGACGCGACATAGACAACCTCATCGACCCGTCGCTGTGA
- a CDS encoding DUF917 domain-containing protein: MSRKLTPEMLADMAAGAAIMATGGGGDPLVGRLLVQQALDEGLTVEIVDPDELDDDDFVISTAMMGAPSVVVEKLSNGSEAVTSLRTLEAHLGRTADATVPMECGGLNSMIPLLVAARAGIPVVDADGMGRAFPELQMETFGVYGIAGSPLVIADEKGDTVLVDTGDDNVRMERLARVVTVEMGGASFIAEYPMSGADLKRTGIPRTLSLAAQIGRAIREAKAAHADPFAALVAAVRDSIYGYATSLLEGKIVDVERSVVGGFTQGRVTLAPFDGGELLTIDFRNENVVARRGERVVAVVPDLITVLDLETCTAITSEALRFGQRVRVVGIATPQIMHTPEALAVWGPHAFGIDHPWVPLEELTAHSTPCESQLISLPAPPAR, encoded by the coding sequence GTGAGCCGCAAGCTGACGCCGGAGATGTTGGCGGACATGGCGGCCGGCGCGGCGATCATGGCGACCGGCGGCGGGGGAGACCCCCTGGTGGGCCGGTTGTTGGTGCAGCAGGCACTCGACGAGGGACTGACGGTCGAGATCGTCGACCCGGACGAGTTGGACGATGACGACTTCGTCATCTCGACCGCGATGATGGGCGCCCCCAGCGTGGTCGTCGAGAAGCTGTCGAACGGCAGCGAGGCGGTGACGTCGTTGCGGACGCTGGAGGCGCATCTCGGCCGGACCGCCGACGCGACGGTGCCGATGGAGTGCGGCGGGCTGAACTCGATGATCCCGCTGCTGGTGGCCGCCCGGGCCGGTATTCCGGTGGTCGACGCCGACGGGATGGGCCGGGCGTTCCCCGAACTGCAGATGGAGACGTTCGGCGTCTACGGCATCGCCGGGTCACCGCTGGTGATCGCCGACGAGAAAGGCGACACGGTCCTCGTCGACACCGGCGACGACAACGTCCGGATGGAGCGCTTGGCCCGGGTGGTCACCGTCGAGATGGGCGGTGCCTCGTTCATCGCCGAGTACCCGATGAGCGGTGCCGACCTCAAGCGCACGGGCATCCCGCGCACGCTGTCGCTGGCAGCGCAGATCGGCCGCGCGATCCGGGAGGCAAAGGCAGCGCACGCCGACCCGTTCGCGGCGCTGGTCGCTGCGGTTCGCGACTCGATCTACGGCTACGCGACGTCGCTGCTGGAAGGCAAGATCGTCGATGTCGAGCGGTCGGTGGTCGGGGGCTTCACCCAGGGCCGGGTCACGTTGGCCCCGTTCGACGGGGGTGAACTGCTCACCATCGACTTCCGCAACGAGAACGTCGTCGCGCGCCGCGGCGAGCGCGTCGTCGCGGTCGTCCCCGATCTGATCACGGTGCTCGACCTGGAGACCTGCACGGCGATCACCAGCGAAGCACTGCGATTCGGTCAGCGGGTACGCGTCGTCGGCATCGCCACCCCGCAGATCATGCACACGCCGGAGGCGCTGGCGGTGTGGGGGCCGCACGCATTCGGAATTGACCACCCGTGGGTACCGCTGGAGGAACTGACCGCCCACTCGACGCCATGCGAAAGCCAGCTCATCTCGCTACCCGCGCCGCCGGCGAGGTAA
- a CDS encoding hydantoinase/oxoprolinase N-terminal domain-containing protein, with amino-acid sequence MIGIDVGGTNTDAVLLDDGVVIAGTKTPTTADVTSGITAAVGRLRELSGADVGTATAVMIGTTHFVNALVEGQRLSPTAVIRLGLPAGSGLPPLVGWPARMVGAIAGQAYMVHGGHEFDGRVISDLRPNELLDAVDKALSNGAQSIAISSIYSPVNAEFELLAEDLIAQKHPGVPVTLSHQIGRLGLLERENAAVINAALRGLARDISAALTKAMRDLGIDAPLFVSQNDGTVMDLDFTRRYPVNTFASGPTNSMRGAAFLSGLAECVVVDVGGTTTDVGVLQNGYPREAALEVEVEGIRTNFRMPDVLSVGLGGGSRVREGGHGGPDGITVGPDSVGYRIGSEAVVFGGSTLTATDIVVAAGLADIGDATLVAGIGDAQIGAALAAVRRILTDTVDRMRTSADPVDVVAVGGGSILVPAQLDCARSVHRPENFAVANAIGAAIAQVGGEVDRIFSVPAGRREAVLDTAKQEAVDRAMAAGAAPASIQIVEVDEVPLAYLPGNAVRIRVKAVGDLPMGAQA; translated from the coding sequence ATGATCGGCATCGACGTCGGCGGCACCAACACCGACGCTGTCCTGCTCGACGACGGCGTCGTGATTGCCGGCACGAAGACCCCGACCACCGCCGATGTCACCTCGGGTATCACTGCCGCCGTGGGCCGGTTGCGGGAGCTCTCCGGTGCGGATGTCGGCACCGCCACCGCGGTGATGATCGGCACCACCCACTTCGTCAACGCACTCGTCGAGGGGCAGCGGCTGAGTCCGACCGCGGTCATCCGGCTGGGCTTACCCGCCGGCTCCGGTCTGCCACCGCTGGTGGGGTGGCCGGCCCGGATGGTCGGGGCGATCGCCGGTCAGGCCTACATGGTGCACGGCGGCCACGAATTCGACGGCCGGGTGATCAGCGACCTGCGACCGAACGAACTGCTCGACGCGGTCGACAAGGCGTTGTCCAACGGCGCGCAGAGCATCGCGATTTCGTCGATCTACTCGCCTGTCAACGCGGAGTTCGAGTTGCTCGCCGAGGATCTGATCGCTCAGAAACATCCCGGTGTGCCGGTCACCCTGTCCCATCAGATCGGCCGGCTGGGGCTGCTGGAGCGCGAGAACGCCGCGGTCATCAACGCCGCGCTGCGCGGGCTGGCGCGCGACATCAGTGCGGCGTTGACGAAGGCCATGCGCGACCTGGGCATCGATGCACCACTGTTCGTCTCGCAGAACGACGGCACGGTGATGGACCTGGATTTCACCCGCCGGTATCCGGTGAACACGTTCGCCTCGGGGCCGACCAACTCGATGCGCGGTGCGGCGTTCCTGTCCGGACTCGCCGAATGCGTCGTCGTCGATGTCGGCGGCACCACCACCGACGTCGGGGTACTGCAGAATGGCTATCCGCGGGAAGCCGCCCTCGAGGTCGAGGTCGAGGGCATCCGCACGAATTTCCGGATGCCGGACGTACTTTCGGTCGGGCTGGGCGGCGGGTCGCGGGTACGCGAGGGCGGTCACGGTGGCCCTGACGGCATCACGGTGGGCCCCGATTCGGTCGGCTACCGCATCGGCTCCGAGGCGGTGGTGTTCGGCGGTTCGACGTTGACGGCCACCGACATCGTGGTCGCCGCCGGATTGGCCGACATCGGTGACGCGACGCTGGTGGCCGGTATCGGTGACGCACAGATCGGGGCGGCACTGGCCGCCGTGCGGCGGATCCTGACCGACACCGTCGACCGGATGCGGACCTCCGCCGACCCGGTCGACGTGGTGGCTGTCGGCGGCGGCTCGATTCTCGTTCCGGCGCAACTGGATTGCGCACGCAGCGTGCACCGGCCGGAGAACTTCGCGGTCGCCAACGCCATCGGCGCGGCCATCGCGCAGGTCGGCGGCGAGGTCGACCGGATCTTCAGCGTGCCTGCCGGCCGACGCGAGGCGGTGCTCGACACCGCCAAACAGGAGGCGGTCGACCGGGCAATGGCGGCGGGCGCGGCCCCGGCGTCCATTCAGATCGTGGAGGTGGACGAGGTGCCGTTGGCCTACTTGCCGGGCAACGCGGTGCGGATCCGCGTCAAGGCTGTCGGGGATCTGCCGATGGGAGCTCAGGCGTGA
- a CDS encoding purine-cytosine permease family protein, protein MTTGNVSVVAPVSEHGDDYALTRVPAEARHHWFSVCIQRFGQLSCLSQFMLGAALGFGMTFTNAILAVVLGAVILEVVGVFTGIIGQREGLSTSVIARWTGFGRWGSGLIGIVIALSLTGWFGVQTAVSAESLKTIIPVGPIWLWSLLFGLAVTAIVIYGFNSMAWVAYVTVPAFILLAGYLVIAKLTEYDLHSLVSGQPAGPVLSLGAGATLVAGGFIVGMVTTPDMTRFNRSARDVVKQTLLGVTLGELVMCLAGVLLAHALRTDSVVDIVTSSSGFVGTLIIVSGTLKINDWNLYSSTLGIVNALQTSFGVVVNRRIVTIIVGIAGSVLAALGILDHFIDFLTVLGVVIPPIAGIMATEYFLVRTWRAELDRSAAGLPAQEPTLIIGTLVVWLLAAAVGYYVTWGISSLNSLVVAMVGYFLFAKVGLLKPLSIQPSRFGAAA, encoded by the coding sequence ATGACCACCGGAAACGTCTCGGTCGTCGCGCCCGTGTCGGAGCACGGTGACGACTATGCGCTCACCCGCGTGCCCGCCGAGGCGCGCCATCACTGGTTCAGTGTGTGCATCCAGCGCTTCGGGCAGCTGTCTTGCCTGTCGCAATTCATGCTCGGCGCCGCGCTCGGCTTCGGGATGACCTTCACCAACGCGATCCTGGCCGTCGTGCTCGGCGCGGTCATCCTCGAAGTCGTCGGCGTCTTCACCGGCATCATCGGGCAGCGCGAAGGCTTGTCGACATCGGTCATCGCCCGCTGGACGGGTTTCGGCCGGTGGGGGTCGGGGCTCATCGGTATTGTCATCGCGCTCAGTCTCACCGGCTGGTTCGGCGTGCAGACCGCGGTCTCGGCCGAAAGCCTCAAGACCATCATCCCCGTGGGGCCGATCTGGCTGTGGTCGCTGTTGTTCGGGCTGGCGGTCACCGCCATCGTGATCTACGGCTTCAACTCCATGGCGTGGGTGGCGTACGTGACCGTGCCGGCGTTCATCCTGCTGGCCGGCTACCTGGTGATCGCGAAGCTCACCGAGTACGACCTCCATTCGCTGGTCTCGGGTCAGCCGGCCGGGCCGGTACTGTCGCTGGGCGCCGGGGCGACCCTGGTGGCCGGCGGCTTCATCGTCGGCATGGTCACCACCCCGGACATGACGCGGTTCAACCGCAGCGCCCGCGACGTGGTGAAGCAGACCCTGCTGGGCGTGACACTGGGGGAGCTGGTCATGTGCCTGGCCGGGGTGCTGCTCGCACATGCGCTGCGCACCGACAGCGTGGTGGACATCGTCACCAGTAGTTCGGGTTTCGTCGGCACACTGATCATCGTGTCCGGCACGCTCAAGATCAACGACTGGAATCTCTACTCGTCGACTCTCGGGATCGTCAACGCCCTGCAGACCTCCTTCGGCGTGGTGGTGAACCGTCGCATCGTCACGATCATCGTCGGGATCGCCGGATCCGTGCTCGCAGCGCTCGGCATCCTCGACCACTTCATCGACTTCCTCACCGTGCTCGGCGTGGTCATCCCGCCGATCGCCGGCATCATGGCCACCGAGTACTTCCTGGTGCGGACATGGCGCGCCGAACTCGACCGCAGCGCCGCCGGCCTGCCCGCCCAGGAGCCGACCCTCATCATCGGGACGCTGGTGGTGTGGTTGCTTGCCGCCGCCGTGGGCTACTACGTCACCTGGGGTATCTCCTCGCTCAACTCGCTGGTCGTCGCGATGGTGGGCTACTTTCTGTTCGCCAAAGTCGGTCTGCTGAAACCCCTTTCGATTCAGCCGTCGCGATTCGGGGCCGCCGCGTGA
- a CDS encoding helix-turn-helix domain-containing protein — MSDIATVRDVLALSDLAGAEILGGATGLDRPAHDAHIIAPHAERTVPERSVAFLTSGDSLATELSLPGLAERQTAAVIVDHDVLVSTRWLADRFGLPLVRLPADRWETALAVRVHLRRPLAERGLKCADAAARLALADTPSSVATTLAGVLGHPVSVLGPSGVVLAGPGGEPDGTITASTPPGREGGSRLTCAVHAPSGLSDSHVETIRAVAGLGLLRLSAWAARSSLSAAWDQASQGALLTHLLTTGALDGPRAEQAVALGWQLEGFHTAVMVRPEDARVDRSLVLTALQNALVAAGLTVPAVPMAEGWVWWTSTPARPTDAQQALRANEVRQIVADLAEHDIAAGVAGADYGIAGLVRAIDDAARLCRIAGHAPGRRPVETASDANPRQYLLTAVTDEQARHRAQLLLEPLRSAADDALLDTLNVYLLSECSTAAAARRLGVHRNSVLKRLDRIRSLLGVDLDDDDTRLALRIACRAL, encoded by the coding sequence GTGTCTGACATCGCGACCGTGCGGGACGTGCTCGCCCTATCTGACCTTGCTGGTGCCGAGATACTGGGCGGTGCAACGGGATTGGACCGGCCCGCGCACGATGCCCACATCATCGCCCCGCACGCCGAGCGCACGGTGCCCGAGCGCAGCGTCGCGTTCCTCACCTCCGGCGACAGCCTCGCCACCGAGCTGTCGCTGCCCGGCCTCGCCGAACGCCAGACGGCCGCCGTCATCGTCGACCACGACGTCCTGGTCTCCACCCGCTGGCTGGCCGATCGGTTCGGCTTACCGCTGGTGCGACTGCCGGCCGACCGCTGGGAAACCGCCCTGGCCGTTCGCGTCCACCTGCGCCGGCCGCTGGCCGAGCGCGGCCTCAAGTGTGCGGACGCGGCGGCGCGGTTGGCGCTGGCCGACACCCCGTCGAGTGTGGCGACGACATTGGCCGGTGTGCTCGGTCACCCGGTCAGCGTGCTGGGACCGTCGGGTGTCGTACTCGCTGGGCCGGGCGGTGAACCGGACGGCACCATCACGGCATCCACACCGCCGGGTCGCGAGGGCGGTTCGCGGCTCACCTGCGCGGTACATGCACCGAGTGGCCTGTCCGACAGCCACGTCGAGACCATCCGTGCGGTGGCCGGTCTCGGACTGTTGCGGTTGTCGGCGTGGGCGGCCCGGTCGTCGTTGTCGGCGGCCTGGGACCAGGCGAGCCAGGGCGCGCTGCTCACCCACCTGCTCACCACCGGGGCCCTCGACGGCCCCCGCGCCGAGCAGGCGGTCGCGCTCGGTTGGCAGCTGGAAGGGTTCCACACCGCGGTCATGGTGCGACCCGAGGACGCCAGGGTCGACCGCTCCCTGGTCTTGACCGCGCTGCAGAACGCGCTCGTCGCCGCCGGCCTGACGGTGCCCGCGGTGCCGATGGCGGAGGGCTGGGTCTGGTGGACCAGCACCCCGGCTCGGCCCACCGACGCGCAGCAGGCACTGCGGGCCAACGAGGTTCGCCAGATCGTCGCAGACCTGGCCGAGCACGACATCGCGGCGGGTGTGGCCGGCGCGGACTACGGCATCGCCGGGCTGGTGCGCGCCATCGACGATGCGGCACGGCTGTGCCGGATCGCCGGGCACGCCCCCGGCCGGCGTCCGGTCGAAACCGCCAGCGACGCGAACCCGCGCCAATACCTGCTGACTGCGGTGACCGATGAGCAGGCCCGGCACCGCGCGCAGTTGCTGCTGGAGCCGCTGCGGTCGGCGGCCGACGATGCCCTGCTCGACACGCTCAACGTGTACCTGTTGTCGGAATGCTCCACGGCGGCGGCGGCGCGACGGCTGGGTGTGCACCGCAACTCGGTGCTCAAGCGGCTCGACCGCATCCGGTCGCTGCTCGGCGTCGACCTCGACGACGACGACACCCGGCTGGCCCTGCGCATCGCCTGCCGGGCCCTGTGA
- a CDS encoding DUF917 domain-containing protein, giving the protein MWHLRRDDLDTLATGAALLGSGGGGQPYWFRALAAHAFGEREELPVHDIDDLPADALAIATGLVGSLLSFHERSPQGAEFTRAVDRVRREFADVPACVTNYESAGANIFAALVVAAAGALPLVDCDGMGRALSWLDQTTYDVDGVSIAPFVCTDSYGRTVLYEDVRGRTAEEFIRAAAVSMGGWCAFAGYPATLERLRTAGIPGTLRRALALGRTVDDAESRVVVDALIDQHGARRVATGRVADARWRRISDGGIGSVVIRGSGDAAVVRVEARNEFLIVVVDGEIVASTPEIICLMRTRDGRPLQAETVLATGTEVDVVALPAPPRWREPRFHHKVTPAAFGVIGV; this is encoded by the coding sequence ATGTGGCACCTGCGGCGGGACGATTTGGACACCCTTGCCACCGGCGCTGCGCTGCTGGGCTCGGGAGGCGGCGGCCAGCCGTACTGGTTCCGGGCGTTGGCAGCCCATGCCTTCGGCGAGCGCGAGGAGCTGCCGGTGCACGATATCGACGACCTGCCTGCTGACGCGCTCGCCATCGCCACCGGCCTGGTCGGATCGCTGCTGTCGTTCCACGAACGCTCACCTCAGGGCGCCGAGTTCACCCGGGCCGTCGACCGGGTCCGCCGCGAATTCGCTGATGTACCAGCGTGTGTCACCAACTATGAGAGCGCGGGTGCCAACATCTTCGCCGCCCTGGTGGTCGCGGCGGCCGGTGCGCTGCCGCTGGTGGACTGCGACGGGATGGGGCGGGCGCTGTCCTGGCTGGACCAGACGACCTATGACGTCGACGGGGTGTCCATCGCGCCGTTCGTGTGCACCGACAGCTACGGGCGCACCGTGCTCTACGAAGACGTCCGGGGGCGCACCGCCGAGGAATTCATCCGCGCTGCAGCGGTTTCCATGGGCGGCTGGTGTGCGTTCGCCGGCTATCCGGCGACGCTCGAGCGGCTGCGCACCGCCGGCATCCCTGGCACCCTGCGCCGGGCACTGGCACTGGGCCGCACGGTCGACGACGCCGAATCGCGCGTCGTCGTCGACGCCTTGATCGACCAGCACGGCGCCCGCCGCGTCGCGACCGGTCGCGTTGCCGACGCCCGCTGGCGACGGATCAGCGACGGCGGTATCGGCTCGGTGGTGATCCGGGGTTCCGGCGATGCCGCGGTGGTACGCGTGGAGGCGCGCAACGAGTTCCTGATCGTCGTGGTCGACGGCGAAATCGTCGCCAGCACACCGGAGATCATCTGTCTGATGCGTACCAGGGACGGCCGCCCGCTGCAGGCCGAGACGGTGCTGGCCACCGGGACCGAGGTTGACGTCGTGGCGCTGCCCGCCCCGCCGCGCTGGCGGGAGCCGCGGTTCCACCACAAGGTGACACCGGCGGCTTTCGGGGTCATCGGTGTCTGA
- a CDS encoding LLM class flavin-dependent oxidoreductase gives MKNIGFLSFGHWSDSPHSRVRSAADALLQSIELAVAAEEIGADGAYFRVHHFAQQLGSPFPLLSAAAARTHRIELGTGIIDMRYENPLYMAETAGAADLISGGRLQLGISRGSPEQVIAGYRYFGYAPSADDADGGTMARDHTRQFLDVLKGEGFARPNPRPMFPNPPGLLRVEPHSPGLRERIWWGAGSRATAEWAAQQGMNLMSSTLLAEDTGVPFHQLQAEQIQRFRDTWKAASHQRDARVSVSRSIFPIVSDLDKQLFWHNQDSTDQVGFLDGGTARFGKTYAGEPDKLIAQLAQDEAIAAADTLLLTVPNQLGVDYNAHVIESLLTHVAPGLGWR, from the coding sequence GTGAAGAACATCGGCTTCCTCTCGTTCGGCCACTGGTCAGACAGTCCGCATTCGCGGGTCCGCTCTGCGGCGGATGCCCTGCTGCAGTCGATCGAACTCGCCGTCGCCGCGGAGGAGATCGGTGCCGACGGGGCCTATTTTCGCGTGCACCACTTCGCCCAGCAACTCGGCTCGCCGTTCCCGTTGCTGTCCGCGGCCGCTGCCCGCACCCATCGCATCGAGCTCGGAACCGGCATCATCGACATGCGCTACGAGAACCCGCTCTACATGGCAGAGACCGCGGGCGCGGCGGACCTGATCTCGGGCGGGCGATTGCAGCTGGGCATCAGCCGCGGATCGCCCGAGCAGGTGATTGCGGGATACCGATACTTCGGTTACGCACCCAGCGCGGACGACGCCGACGGCGGCACGATGGCGCGCGACCACACACGGCAGTTTCTCGATGTGCTGAAGGGGGAGGGCTTCGCGCGGCCCAACCCGCGCCCGATGTTTCCCAACCCGCCAGGCTTGTTGAGGGTCGAGCCGCACTCTCCGGGACTGCGCGAGAGGATCTGGTGGGGCGCGGGTAGCCGCGCCACCGCCGAGTGGGCGGCGCAGCAAGGCATGAACCTGATGAGTTCCACGTTGCTGGCCGAAGATACGGGCGTACCTTTTCATCAACTGCAGGCCGAGCAGATCCAGCGTTTCCGTGACACCTGGAAGGCAGCCAGCCACCAGCGCGATGCGCGAGTCTCGGTGAGCCGCAGCATCTTTCCCATCGTCAGCGACCTGGATAAGCAGCTGTTCTGGCACAACCAGGACAGTACCGACCAGGTCGGCTTTCTCGACGGCGGAACAGCTCGCTTCGGCAAGACCTATGCGGGGGAGCCCGACAAGCTCATTGCGCAACTCGCACAGGACGAGGCCATCGCCGCAGCCGACACCCTTCTCCTGACTGTCCCCAACCAGCTCGGTGTCGACTACAACGCTCACGTGATCGAGAGCCTGCTGACGCATGTCGCGCCGGGGTTGGGTTGGCGGTGA
- a CDS encoding cysteine hydrolase family protein, producing the protein MSTFEGRQGSALVVIDLQNDVVAKAHAREAVLANVVRLIERARRESVPVIWIQHHDDDVLRGTPGWELVPELTRSQGEPLVEKSHGDSFEGTDLSTVLAHLGVGHLVVVGAQTDFCIRSTLHGAFTRGYDVTLVADAHTTDDSTALGAPPPAQLINHTNLYWDQQTAPGRSADVVQTAQVTFRR; encoded by the coding sequence GTGAGCACATTCGAGGGACGCCAGGGCTCGGCACTGGTCGTCATCGATCTACAGAATGACGTTGTGGCCAAAGCGCATGCGCGGGAGGCTGTGCTCGCCAACGTCGTTCGACTCATCGAACGGGCACGACGTGAGTCGGTCCCGGTGATCTGGATTCAGCATCACGACGACGACGTGCTACGCGGCACACCAGGGTGGGAGTTGGTACCCGAGTTGACCCGAAGCCAGGGTGAGCCCCTGGTGGAGAAGAGCCATGGCGATTCTTTCGAAGGTACCGACCTCAGCACCGTTCTTGCTCATCTCGGTGTGGGGCACCTCGTGGTCGTGGGCGCGCAGACAGACTTCTGCATAAGGTCGACCCTGCACGGGGCGTTCACTCGCGGCTATGACGTCACCCTGGTCGCCGACGCGCACACCACCGACGATTCCACAGCGCTGGGCGCTCCACCGCCCGCCCAGCTGATCAACCACACAAACCTCTACTGGGATCAGCAAACTGCCCCCGGCCGCAGCGCAGACGTAGTCCAGACAGCGCAGGTCACGTTTCGCCGCTAG
- a CDS encoding alcohol dehydrogenase catalytic domain-containing protein, producing the protein MPEQREVSTPTSRAVLLESYGGPEVLTLREVPAPHAGVGQIRVRVTAAGLNPMDWIITADADTAARFGLRLPCGFGTDYAGVVDQVGGGVTGFAVGDRVFGGALSRAVADYVTIDLAGTVASGGDAHHTPDGVDDRTAATLAIAGSTAAAALAVVRPGRGDTLLIGGAGGGVGVFAVQLARMAGARVIGTGSASSADALSALGAEPVAYGEGLAERVRALAPAGVSAAIDLYGTETVYAARELGVPDERITAVAAQVDGITPANGADAAPGAVEEIAGLVAAGRLRVPIAATFPVDEIRAAVELQGGRHVHGKVVIDLAGPAGGL; encoded by the coding sequence ATGCCGGAACAGCGCGAGGTATCCACGCCCACCAGCCGAGCAGTCCTGCTCGAGTCGTACGGCGGCCCCGAGGTGCTGACTCTTCGCGAAGTGCCGGCACCTCACGCCGGCGTGGGACAGATCCGCGTGCGGGTCACGGCCGCGGGGCTGAACCCGATGGACTGGATCATCACCGCTGACGCGGACACCGCCGCCCGATTCGGTTTGCGCCTGCCCTGCGGATTCGGCACCGATTACGCCGGCGTCGTCGACCAGGTTGGTGGCGGTGTCACTGGCTTCGCGGTCGGTGACCGGGTTTTCGGCGGTGCGCTGTCCCGAGCTGTCGCCGACTACGTGACCATCGACCTCGCCGGAACCGTCGCATCGGGCGGCGACGCCCACCACACACCAGACGGCGTCGACGATCGCACCGCCGCCACCCTCGCCATCGCTGGGTCCACGGCCGCCGCCGCGCTCGCCGTCGTCAGACCTGGCCGGGGTGACACCTTGCTCATCGGCGGTGCGGGTGGTGGTGTCGGTGTGTTCGCGGTCCAGTTGGCACGCATGGCGGGCGCGCGTGTCATCGGGACAGGATCCGCGTCGTCAGCCGACGCACTGAGCGCACTCGGGGCCGAACCTGTTGCCTATGGGGAGGGCCTGGCCGAGCGGGTGCGCGCGCTCGCGCCCGCCGGCGTCTCCGCCGCAATCGACCTCTACGGAACCGAGACGGTGTACGCGGCCCGGGAACTGGGCGTGCCCGACGAGCGGATTACCGCGGTCGCAGCCCAGGTCGACGGCATCACTCCAGCCAACGGCGCCGACGCCGCTCCCGGCGCCGTCGAGGAGATCGCCGGGCTGGTCGCGGCGGGTCGGCTGCGCGTGCCCATCGCGGCGACCTTCCCGGTGGACGAGATCCGCGCAGCGGTCGAGCTGCAGGGCGGCCGGCACGTGCACGGAAAGGTCGTCATCGACCTGGCCGGGCCTGCCGGCGGACTATGA